A segment of the Polyodon spathula isolate WHYD16114869_AA unplaced genomic scaffold, ASM1765450v1 scaffolds_3481, whole genome shotgun sequence genome:
TTGCattatgttaacatttaattCCTTTCACAGGTCACATGGATGGTCAATTTGGTCCAAGAagacccccacctgaaacttccaCACGATTTTCTGGCCCTGAACGTGGACTTCCACCTCCATTCAGAGCAGGTATGCTCATGCAAGAtactatgcttttttaaattgatttattttacagagaaCTGTATTATGTTGGCCTGAATTGTAACTAACtcataagtacattttatttatgttctagATGTTGGAGAATGTGCCCCACCATTGATTTCTAGTGGCCCAAGGACTTCCTCGCCTAGCATTCCATTGGATGACTCGGTAAGTCAGCGAGATGGTTTGATAACTAGTAATACAACATAAGTTGTCTCTTCTTGTATCTCtgtcctgtattttttctttcttcattcacTTTTTCCTCTTCTGTTCAAAAGCAAATCCCTGTTGAACCTCAGGCTTTATCATCTTCCCCACCAAAAGAACCAGCTACTGTGAGTATACAGAGCAGGGTTGCATGGTGTATGTAACTAATTGTGGGGACTgatatgctttataaaaatgtatgtatttatatgggGAGCACACCAGAAATGTGGATTATAACATACACCACTAACGGAAGAGGGCATGGTTCAGCAGCTTTTCCCAAGTGCacctgctttgtttaaattaagccaagtaattgattttttttaattcatttttttagatgAACTCTAAAGCTGAAGATGCACCATCATTTCCAGGGGCTCCGATCATGAATTCACCAGTGACCGGTCCTGCACATCCACCACCATCAAAAGGATTTGCCCCTCCACCAATGACCAGACCTCCCAACGGATATGGCCCTCTGCCCTTCGCTGGGCATCCTCTACCTGTCCCAGGCCCTCGCTACAGACCTCCACATCCAGTTAGAGGACCCTATGGTCGCATGCTATATGGACCTGCTCCGCCCTGGAGTGGTAATACTTTAAGCATTTTTTGTATACCACATTTATTCATGTGATTAATTAGGCAATGTTTTTTGTAACTGGAATATCTCAGTCATGGCTAATTATTTGTACCAGGGCTTTATAAACTGTAGGTGAATTTTAGTTCATCAAGGATCAGTTTCACCCGTCAGTTGCCATTTCTTAGTGTGATCTGTCtcgtggtaaaaaataaataaataaataaataaaaaatccttttTGGAAAAGTGCCAGGGAATATAAATGGTATAACCCCAACTTTGAAAGTCCATAAGCattataaacaattttataaCAGTATATTTAATCTCAGTATCTTTGCATCACAAaatcctaaacttttttttttttttttttttttaaatatctctagGTTGTGGACCACCTCCACCGCACAGAGACTATTGGCCAGGACCTCCCCCTCCATTTGGCTTAAGGGATTTTGCACCTGGAATGAGAGACTTGCCCTCTGGTTTTCCACCACCACATGGACCTTGGGACTATCCCTTTCCACCCAAAAACATGCTTCCTGGGACTGTTCCTCCACCAGGCATGAGAGACTATCCAGGCCCACAAGGTCCACCACCACAGATGGGTCCCAGAGACTTCAAAGCAGGCCCCCCAGTACCACAACAGATGAGCCCAAGGGACTATCCTCCAGGCCCTAGTTTGCCACCACAACAGATGCAACCCGGAGACTTCTCAAATTCACAGAATGGGCCATAAATTTCACCTAATGGTGGTATTTTATTCAACTAAGCAGAGCAAAAAactgtttctgttcttttatttttaaattctgtacaatagtaaaaaataaattcattattataCTGATGTCTTGTCAAACTGTGTTTGGAATTCAAGcaaatgttaaatgaaaacatagaTCACTTCTGTGTGGCCtattactgtgcaatacatatttcaatgcaacaataggtcaacatcaaaataactTCAGTCAAGTGGCAAGATAGGGAACAAACCTTTAGGTAGTTTTTCCAGATGTTTTTGAATTTCTATGTCCAcgttaaaatgaatgtatgtatCTTCCTTTCGTGAAACCAAGGGAGTGTCTTGCATATGGTTCAAATCAATC
Coding sequences within it:
- the LOC121312043 gene encoding proline-rich protein 2-like, yielding MNSKAEDAPSFPGAPIMNSPVTGPAHPPPSKGFAPPPMTRPPNGYGPLPFAGHPLPVPGPRYRPPHPVRGPYGRMLYGPAPPWSGCGPPPPHRDYWPGPPPPFGLRDFAPGMRDLPSGFPPPHGPWDYPFPPKNMLPGTVPPPGMRDYPGPQGPPPQMGPRDFKAGPPVPQQMSPRDYPPGPSLPPQQMQPGDFSNSQNGP